In Aspergillus luchuensis IFO 4308 DNA, chromosome 1, nearly complete sequence, the following are encoded in one genomic region:
- a CDS encoding putative mitochondrial methylglutaconyl-CoA hydratase (Auh) (COG:I;~EggNog:ENOG410PJME;~InterPro:IPR001753,IPR029045,IPR014748;~PFAM:PF00378,PF16113;~go_function: GO:0003824 - catalytic activity [Evidence IEA]), with amino-acid sequence MPPRLSIYTPLRSAFSYRVTVARFGTSSDNAVIQTQHVPAPGSGNIRVLLLNRPKARNAISRDLLDGLARNVKSIAAEGGSGPTRALVIGSNVDSAFCAGADLKERAGMSREETAEFLYNLRSTFRNLSELPIPTISAVSSMALGGGLELALSTHLRVFGSSCMVGLPETRLAIIPGAGGTYRLPSLIGVNRARDLILTGRRVSGPESYFIGLCDRLVEVLPEEEEKEGVAREKVLTESIKLALEICEGGPIAIKQALKAVSEFQRGEEAENEAYDGVMGTEDRYEALRAFAEKRKPVFRGR; translated from the exons GCTACGGTCCGCCTTTTCCTACCGCGTCACAGTCGCCAGATTTGGCACGAGCAGCGACAATGCCGTCATCCAGACCCAGCACGTTCCCGCCCCAGGATCGGGAAACATTCGCGTGCTGCTTTTGAACCGGCCCAAGGCACGCAACGCAATCTCCCGCGATCTCCTCGACGGGCTTGCCAGGAATGTAAAATCTATCGCCGCTGAAGGGGGCTCGGGGCCAACGCGTGCCCTGGTTATCGGCAGCAACGTCGACTCGGCTTTCTGCGCGGGCGCAGATCTCAAAGAACGCGCGGGCATGAGCCGGGAAGA GACAGCCGAATTTTTATACAACTTGCGAAGCACCTTCCGCAACCTCTCGGAGCTCCCGattcccaccatctccgccGTTTCCTCTATGGCGCTGGGCGGCGGCCTTGAACTCGCTCTGAGCACACATCTCCGCGTCTTCGGCTCCTCGTGTATGGTTGGACTTCCCGAGACAAGATTGGCCATTATccctggagctggaggtaCCTACCGTCTCCCCAGTCTGATTGGCGTGAACCGTGCACGGGACCTGATTCTCACCGGACGGCGAGTATCCGGCCCGGAGTCGTATTTCATCGGCCTTTGTGATCGGTTGGTGGAGGTGCTcccggaagaggaagaaaaggagggtGTGGCGAGGGAGAAGGTCCTCACGGAGAGTATCAAGCTGGCATTGGAGATCTGTGAGGGCGGGCCGATTGCCATCAAGCAGGCCTTGAAGGCTGTGAGTGAGTTCCAACGGGGCGAGGAGGCTGAAAATGAGGCGTACGACGGTGTGATGGGCACCGAAGACCGGTATGAGGCTCTTAGGGCGTTCGCGGAAAAGCGGAAGCCTGTCTTCAGGGGGCGATGA